One segment of Rhodopirellula baltica SH 1 DNA contains the following:
- a CDS encoding DUF1583 domain-containing protein codes for MLQTACRLSACVVGLMVSLNVCIADTPLAEELVKDDSVALNHLFGENAIQDNAVQFLARMDDLDPPQRYEELSKWVLPGNGHGLRLGGSIARPAGATADVAARDWIPLSEYPETEWIHCPARELVHLSVELGREPELKKRIAEWNPAGNDQVRAKEAMVTLLTIAESDLNGVRHHLIERFAKNRHWQDPNAADLWWEDLIILWAAAENPSTTDLVIEDLFGAFSGLRDYIPDANLDLTADYLCLLLGYCSARSHESMTSVPESFDVFSRVDASSHGRGNVLPRFAMHDQGVEKVSGHELDYLVYRSPLLGDFEAVAKVATHNGAFSELMVGGVAVSPSDSRAVSSVGSFAKGNWEVPVSKPIEPLGGESLLRASSSDGQVEHFFNGYLTHTESTHIASAPWVGIRGWRRSKGHIADLRIAGSPETPPTIDLLSDVSLRGWASYYNADTNNGLGNWSIQAEDGVFTLVSDRTGEWFGSNEEELLYYVRPIVWDARIEYEFLHDAMSADVFPCVGRKAFLIDSTGVSFHQTTDGMHQQTPLRPDNRMRLESGGKPDMVEGWNRVELWFKGDRVVVLLNGKVIAKEQVSGNESRTFGLFHYRDQTRAVVRNLRLSGDWHDSLSEVSEQKLASSLVKELEAAAEKLPEHFEHDFANGVPAELFDVDGRADRLFSLPDGIHMVRATPSDKVAVRLNGTIDGDFEITYGFKDLQIGDEEPTWHCGLGMTVQLDNGHRDCLDVCIRRDRINGLHDIAFAHNKKNLGGGYKWVRGWTRRELSTSGRLRLVRRGGTIYGLFAQGDSSQFHLIGSTGIPLGPVPPFGFYNYSVGGNGMSVSGTWTDLRIRAETVDLQLTDTPEMLEEINQARRGMRALDLNLSKQGMDDGDWIVVDGPVESIAETSDGLLFTALGGIETAERIAILKPLWQTLTADFQSEFSIVKAVGNRERGMTTEAVIGLHLLDIGTEEIAPTQTTITEATLLVRYKPDGRIELRPRIVGRNRDGETVYQPLRDLTIQMPDQLRIALKDQTLYYLYRADGTEEENLVATYKLKRKTVATRAETWFIGGLNNGEMRALLKRMTIHTDPTTPATNPIAAPIMVMPVKDETAESPTQDGVPSRIYNSIRNLFR; via the coding sequence TTGCTTCAGACCGCTTGTCGTCTGTCCGCGTGCGTTGTTGGTCTAATGGTGAGCCTCAACGTTTGCATCGCGGACACGCCACTGGCTGAAGAATTGGTGAAGGATGATTCGGTGGCTCTGAATCACTTGTTTGGTGAAAACGCGATTCAAGACAACGCGGTCCAGTTTCTGGCACGAATGGATGATCTGGATCCGCCTCAGCGGTACGAAGAACTGTCGAAATGGGTCTTGCCGGGCAATGGCCACGGACTACGTCTTGGAGGCTCGATTGCTCGGCCCGCAGGAGCTACCGCTGACGTCGCGGCGAGAGACTGGATTCCGTTGTCGGAATATCCGGAAACCGAATGGATCCACTGTCCCGCTCGTGAATTGGTCCATTTGTCGGTGGAGTTGGGGCGGGAACCGGAACTGAAAAAACGAATTGCGGAATGGAATCCAGCTGGCAATGACCAGGTCCGGGCGAAGGAAGCGATGGTGACATTGCTAACAATCGCTGAGTCGGACCTGAACGGTGTGCGGCATCATTTGATCGAGCGATTCGCTAAGAACCGACATTGGCAAGATCCCAACGCTGCCGATTTGTGGTGGGAAGATTTGATCATTCTTTGGGCGGCGGCTGAGAATCCATCGACGACCGATTTAGTGATCGAAGATCTCTTTGGTGCGTTCTCTGGTCTTCGGGACTACATCCCCGATGCAAATCTGGACCTGACCGCGGACTACCTGTGTTTGTTGTTGGGATATTGTTCCGCACGGTCGCATGAATCGATGACGAGTGTTCCCGAGTCGTTTGATGTTTTTAGCCGAGTGGATGCTTCGTCTCACGGACGCGGAAACGTTTTGCCACGCTTTGCCATGCATGATCAAGGTGTGGAGAAGGTCTCTGGGCACGAACTGGACTACCTCGTCTATCGCAGTCCTTTGCTGGGGGATTTTGAAGCTGTCGCGAAAGTCGCCACCCATAACGGCGCCTTCAGTGAGCTTATGGTTGGTGGAGTTGCCGTGAGCCCATCCGATTCGCGTGCCGTTTCTTCTGTGGGCAGCTTTGCCAAGGGGAATTGGGAGGTGCCGGTTTCGAAACCGATCGAACCGCTGGGCGGCGAAAGCCTGTTGCGGGCGAGCAGTTCAGACGGACAAGTCGAACACTTCTTCAATGGCTATCTGACCCATACCGAATCGACGCACATTGCATCGGCACCGTGGGTGGGCATCCGCGGTTGGCGTCGTTCAAAGGGGCACATCGCCGATCTGCGAATCGCGGGAAGTCCGGAGACGCCTCCAACGATCGATTTACTGAGCGACGTCTCGTTGAGAGGTTGGGCCAGTTACTACAACGCGGATACGAACAACGGGCTGGGGAATTGGAGCATCCAAGCCGAGGACGGTGTGTTCACTTTAGTGAGCGACCGGACCGGCGAATGGTTTGGTTCCAATGAAGAGGAACTGTTGTACTATGTCCGGCCCATCGTTTGGGATGCACGTATTGAATACGAGTTCTTGCACGACGCAATGTCGGCTGACGTGTTCCCTTGTGTCGGCAGGAAAGCGTTTTTGATCGATTCCACCGGTGTATCGTTTCATCAAACCACCGATGGGATGCATCAACAGACGCCGCTTCGTCCCGACAACAGAATGAGGTTGGAAAGCGGTGGGAAGCCCGACATGGTGGAAGGTTGGAATCGGGTCGAGCTGTGGTTCAAGGGCGACCGCGTCGTCGTATTGCTCAATGGGAAAGTCATTGCGAAAGAACAGGTCAGTGGCAATGAGTCACGGACGTTCGGTTTGTTCCACTATCGCGATCAAACTCGCGCGGTGGTTCGCAATCTTCGTCTGAGCGGCGATTGGCATGACTCATTGTCGGAGGTGTCGGAACAGAAACTCGCGTCCAGCTTGGTAAAGGAATTGGAAGCGGCCGCCGAAAAGCTGCCCGAACACTTCGAACATGATTTTGCAAATGGTGTCCCAGCAGAATTGTTCGATGTCGATGGGCGGGCGGATCGATTGTTCTCATTGCCCGATGGCATTCATATGGTGCGAGCAACGCCTTCCGACAAAGTCGCGGTCCGGTTGAACGGTACCATCGATGGCGATTTCGAGATCACGTATGGATTCAAAGACCTGCAGATTGGCGATGAGGAACCAACTTGGCACTGCGGACTCGGGATGACCGTCCAGCTGGACAACGGGCATCGCGATTGTTTGGATGTCTGCATTCGTCGAGACCGAATCAATGGTCTGCATGACATTGCCTTCGCGCACAACAAGAAAAACCTGGGTGGAGGCTACAAGTGGGTTCGTGGTTGGACGCGGCGTGAGCTTTCGACTTCCGGGCGATTGCGTCTGGTCCGGCGAGGCGGAACGATCTACGGCTTGTTCGCTCAAGGTGACTCGTCACAGTTTCACCTGATTGGTTCGACGGGAATTCCGCTGGGCCCGGTTCCACCATTTGGTTTTTATAACTACAGCGTGGGCGGCAATGGAATGAGTGTCAGCGGGACCTGGACGGACCTTCGCATTCGAGCAGAGACGGTGGATCTGCAATTGACGGATACTCCCGAAATGCTTGAAGAAATCAACCAAGCTCGGCGTGGCATGCGTGCTTTGGATCTCAATCTGTCGAAGCAGGGAATGGACGACGGTGATTGGATCGTTGTGGATGGTCCTGTTGAAAGCATTGCCGAAACGAGCGATGGGCTTTTGTTCACAGCATTGGGCGGCATCGAGACGGCCGAAAGAATCGCGATTCTTAAACCGTTGTGGCAAACGTTGACGGCTGATTTTCAATCGGAGTTCTCGATCGTCAAAGCAGTTGGCAATCGTGAACGCGGCATGACCACCGAGGCGGTGATTGGTTTGCATTTATTGGACATTGGGACCGAAGAAATTGCTCCCACGCAAACGACCATCACCGAAGCGACTCTCCTCGTACGCTATAAACCCGATGGAAGAATCGAATTGCGACCACGAATTGTGGGACGCAATCGGGATGGGGAAACGGTCTATCAGCCACTACGAGATCTAACCATCCAGATGCCCGATCAGTTGAGGATCGCGCTGAAGGATCAGACTCTGTACTATCTGTATCGAGCTGACGGTACAGAAGAAGAAAATTTGGTCGCGACTTACAAACTGAAACGCAAGACCGTCGCCACCAGGGCGGAGACTTGGTTCATCGGCGGTTTGAATAACGGTGAGATGCGAGCTCTGCTAAAGCGTATGACGATCCACACCGATCCAACCACGCCGGCAACGAATCCGATAGCCGCTCCAATCATGGTGATGCCTGTGAAAGACGAGACAGCGGAAAGCCCGACTCAGGACGGCGTGCCTTCGCGAATTTACAACTCCATTCGCAACTTGTTTCGCTGA